The nucleotide sequence CAAACTTCCAAAGTCTGAGACCTACAAAGATATTATCGAAAAAGCCTACAATTTGAGTCTGCAGCGTGATCGCACCCAGGCGCTCAATATTCTTTCCAGCGCGATTCAAAGAGAAACCCGCCCCCAGGCGGTGGCTGAACTTAAAAAAACCGTCAGCGAAGTTTCCAACATCTTTTTCAGCGACAAGTCCCAGCAGCTTTATGAAACCGGCGTGTCTTTGCGCAAGGCCGATGTGAATCAGGCTTTGGACAAAGTTTCGGAAGCCGCGCGCATTGAGCCAGACAATTTCCCGATCGTGATTGAAATGGCGAGACTTATGATCGCCAAGGGCGACTGCAAGGCGGGCTTGGAAACTGTAAAAAAGCAGCTTCTGGTGGTGCCTTTTGATGAAGATCTGAAACTGACCCAGGCCCAGGCTTTGGCGTGTCAGACCAAGTGGCCGGAATACCAGAAAGTCTATGACACGGTGGCTGTGAAGAAGTCTCCGCTGCAGAAATACTGGTACGCCCTGGAGGTTCAAAAGTTTCTGGATCTTAACAATCCGCTAAAAACTCAGGAAACCCTGGGTCTTTTGAAGAAAGCGGACGAAAAATATCCTGAATCCTTCTATTGGCAGTGGAAAGTGGCTCATTCTCAGAAAAGGATGAACACCGAGCAGGCTCAGAAATACGTGATGACCTGCAAAAACATTTCTGCGAACCAGTACAGACAGTATATGATAGACCCCATGCTTTGCCGCCGCGTTTTGGAAGTCGAAGGCGAGCTTAAGGGGATGAATGGAACCACTGAATAAAATCCTTCTGTTTGCAGTATTGGCCCTGGCTGTCTCCGCGTGCGGAGTCAAGGGCCGTCCCCTGCCACCACTGAACCCGGCGCCGCTGGGCCGTGGTGAGCCGACCTTCAAGGATGCCAACCAAGCACCGAATCCAAAAAAGAAAACCATCAAAAAAAATCAGGATGACGACACCGCCGCCGAGACGGAGGAGCGATGAACCGACTGCTACCGCTTTCCATCACCAAGATGTCCGGAGCGGGAAATACATTTTCACTGATTGATGCCCGCAAAGGATCGGTGTGGGCGGATCTGGAAAAAACCCTGGGCATGACTCGCCCGCAGTTTGCCAAACTGGTGTGTGACCGCGTTCTGGGTCTGAGCACCGATGGTTTCTTGCTGATTGAAGATGGCAGCGAAGGTTTTGATTTTCACTGGGATTTTTATAACAACGACGGCTCCACCGCGGAAATGTGCGGCAATGCTGCCAGATGTGCGGCCCGTTTTTGCTATGACACTTTAGATGCCAAAGGCACGGGCATCCTGCGCTTTAAAACCGGCGCGGGCCTTGTGGTGGCGCAGATTCTGGGTAACAGCCGCATCCGCGTAAAAATGCCGGAGGCGCGCTTCATCCAGGAGTTGATTGAACTTAAAACCAAATCCAGTTCGACGGAAAAATTCGCCCTGGTAAACACCGGTGTTCCGCATCTGGTGCAAAAGATCCATGCGTTTTCAGACACCGTGGCTTTAAAAGACATGGCCCGCGAAGCCAGATCCCATCACGATCTGCAACCCGCAGGTGCCAACGTCACTTTCTTTGCCGAGGAAACAGCCGGGAAAATCAGAGCCGTGACTTTCGAGCGCGGGGTCGAGGATTACACTCTGGCCTGTGGCACGGGCGCTGTGGCGGCGGCTTTGGTTCACAGCAATGAAAGCAAAGATACCAGCGTGGAAGTGCAAATGCCCGGTGGATCAATGCAAGTGACGTTCATCAGTGGTGATCCCCACCCGCTGATGGAAGGTGATGCGGTTTTTGTCGGGGACTTTAAATACAATCTTGAGGTGGTAGGATGAAAAATTTCAAAGGCACGTTCACCGCACTGGTAACGCCATTTAAAAACGGAAAAATTGATTACGCTTCTTTGGATAAGCTTTTAAAACAACAGCTGACTGGCGGCGTGGATGGTTTTGTCGTGAACGGTACGACAGGTGAAAGCCCGGTGCTGACTTCTTCTGAAAAAGCCGAGCTGTTCAAGCACATCCGCAATATTTGCGGTGACAAAGTTGTTTTGATCATGGGAACCGGGTCCAACAACACGGCCCAAACGATTGAAGATTCCCGCAAAGCTGAAGAAATGGGTGCGGATGCCATCCTGGTCGTAGTTCCTTACTACAACAAACCACCACAGCGTGGACTGTATGAACACTTTAAAGCCGTGGCGTCTTCGGTGAAGATCCCAACGATTCTTTACAATGTCCCCGGCCGCACGATCACATCCCTTGAAAGCAGCACCATTCGTGATCTTTCCAAGGTCACGGGCGTGGTCGGCATCAAAGAAGCCACGGGCAAAATTGATCTGGCCAGTGAAATCATCAAAGCCTGCGGCAGTGAATTTGTGATGCTGTCCGGGGATGATGGCACGTATGTGGAATTCCTGGGCGCTGGCGGTCACGGGGTGATCTCGGTGGCGTCACATGTGATTCCCGCACAAATGGTTCAGTGGAAAAAATGGGTGTCTGAAGGCGCCCTTGAAAAAGCCCGCGCGGACATCGCGAAATACAACGACATGATCAATCTGCTTTTCGTTGAAGCCAACCCGATCCCGGTGAAAAAGGCTTTGCAATTGATGGGCATTTTGGATTCTGCAGAACTGCGTTTGCCACTGGTGGAGCTGGGTTCTGAAAACACCGCAAAACTTCAGGCCGAAATGAAAAAAGTGGGTGTGCTGTGAAGAAAATCAAAATCGGCCTGATGGGTTCGGCCGGTCGCATGGGTCAAGAGATCGCCGGGGTGATTAAAGCCAATCCCCGCTGCGAACTGGTGTATGCTCCACTGCGCGCGGAAAAATGGGATTCCAAGAAAGCCAATCAGGTGGATGTGTGGATTGATTTCACTTCACCAGAAGCTTTGAAGGATGTTTTGAAAAAAGCCAGCGAAGCCAAAACACCGGTGGTGTGCGGAACGACGGGCTTTTCCAAAAAAGAAAAAGAGCTGCTTAAAACCTACAGCAAAAAAATCCCGGTTTTGTGGTCTTCCAACATGAGCCTGGGTGTGGCTGTGCTGAACGAGGCGCTGAAAGCCTTTTCTGCGATTTCGCACTTTGATTTCCAGATTGAGGAAATCCATCACAACCGCAAGAAAGACAGACCTTCCGGAACTGCGATCACCCTGCAGGAGAATCTGGAAAAAGCTGTGGATAAGAAACTTCCTGAAGCTTTGGCCATCCGCGGAGGCGGCGTGTTTGGCGTGCATAAGATCTTTGCCATGAGTGATGAAGAGGTTCTGACCTTTGAACACACGGCTTTGAACCGCACCGTCTTTGCGAAAGGCTCTGTCCAGGCGGCAGAGTGGCTGGTGAAACAAAAGCCCGGTCTTTATCAGATCCGCGATGTTCTTTTCGGAAAAAACAAATGAGTCCTGTGCGGCATTCGGCATTGATATATCTGACGCTGGATCTGGTCGGCGGCACGGAGAAGGCCAAAGCACTTTTGGCTAAATTGTCAGAGTGTGGAGACATTGTGGCGATTTCTTCGGTGTACAAACGTTACCTGACTCCGGAGCGTCTGGATCTGAGTGCCCGCATGGAATTTGTGATCCGTTTTGAAACCATGATGTCTGTGGATCAGTGTCTGCACGTGGTTCTTTCCGGCTGCGCGGAAGGGGCGCCGGGTTTGCTTCAGCGCAGCCATGCTGAACTGACCCTTTTGACTTTCGATGACATGATTCTGATGTCACCGCGTTTGACGCTTCCCTATCCGCAACTGCACCAGGATCCGCTTATTATTCGCTGTGCCGCAGAGGCCTGGGGGCAATATGAGCATCCCATCTATCAAAAGAGCTTAAGCGAAATTGCGCGCTCCGCCCTTCCTGCCAAGCAGGCCGAGTTCCATATTCAGGGTAAAAGCCTGGTTGATTTTTAATCCTGGAAAACGTACAAATTGAGGGTATCCAAAAATCACGTTTCCAGACTCGGGAGTTCCCATGAAGTTTTTCATTGATACAGCAGAAATTGAAGAAATCAGACAAGCCAATCTTCGTGGTTGGGTTGACGGTGTTACTACAAATCCTTCTTTGATCGCAAAAAGCGGCAAGGACTTCCACACTGTGATCAAAGAGATCTGCAAAGAGATCACGGGTCCAGTATCTGCCGAAGTGATCAGCCTTCAGCACGAAGAAATGGTTCGTGAAGGTAAAGAGCTGGCGAAACTGGCTTCCAACGTTGTGGTGAAAATCCCGATGTGTGAAGACGGCATGATCGCTGTAAAAAAATTGAAATCTGAAGGCATCAAGACCAACGTCACACTGGTGTTTTCTCCGATGCAGGCATTACTTGCTGCTAAAGCGGGCGCGACGATGGTTTCCCCGTTCGTGGGTCGTCTTGACGACATTGGTGTTGAAGGCATGCAGATGGTTGATCAGGTTATTCAAATGTACCGCAACTATGACTTCGAGACTGAAGTATTGGTAGCCAGCGTAAGAAGCCCGATGCATATCCAACTTGCAGCTGAAATGGGCGCGGACATCGCGACTATTCCGTTCAAAGTCATGCAATCCATGACTCACCATCCGTTAACTGACAAAGGTATCAAGATGTTCATGGATGACTGGAACAAGGCTCAGAAGAAATAATGATGAAGACCTTCGTCTGGGTATTCCTTTTTGCATCGACGCTTTTTTTTGCTGGTTGTCGCACTGGTGGGGTGATCTTGCGTGAAACCCCACTGAACTTGAGTGAGACCCGACGCGCGATTGTGGCTGTGATTGGTGAACCCAAATCCATCAGCCAGAACGGGCGCGAGATGACGTCTCAGTACTACGACAAAAAAGGCAAGAATATCGACAAGATGGATATGGCCAGAGAACGTTTCTACACCCATGTCACTGTTTTAGGCGACCGTCGCCCTTACGATGTTCAGGTCCAGGTTCTGGTCGAAGGTCGTAATGAAGACGGCGGTTTCGACCTGCTTGACCGCGACGACGACAAAGCCGCACCCATCGCGGAAAAGATCCGCCAGTCCCTTAACCAAAGTCGCGACAGTCGCAACGTGATTGACGACTTCCGTTCCTTCTAAATACGATTAAGGCTAGTCAGAAATGACTATTCTTCAAATGAGGTGACTGTTGCAAGGAATGCGACTGAAGCGGTTCATTTTACCGCTCCTGGTATTAGCTGGAAGCTTATACTGGTCAAGCCCCACGGGTGGCTTGAAGTTCATTCCTATTTACGAAGCGCTCACCATCAAAGCTCAGAAAAATTCTCCACCACATATCGCCTTTGAAGAGCTGCTTGAATCCGAGAGGCAACTTGCAGAGTGGTCAAGAATTGAAAAAGTAAAACCATTGAATCTTGCCGCAGAAAAATCCACCGCACCGCTTTTTGCGAAGCGTGTGGAGATTTCTGAAATGGTGATTCAAAAAACTCCGGAAAGATTTATCGCGGAAGCGCCAACCACAAAGACGGTGGATGCCGATCCGACGGCATGGATGAATGACCTTTCCCCGGCTCAGGCCAAGCGCCTGCAAGCCGCTCAAAGCCGCAGCGAAGTTATTGGTCAGGACTGGAGCCAGCCAACGTGGTCTGACATGGCCAAAGAGGTTTTGGAAAAATCAGGCGTGTTGACTGAAGCAACAGCATCTTCCAATCCGCGTGTGTACGTGGCGGGAGTGGATGCATCCGGCAAAGCCAGCACCAAAATCCCTCAAGCTGAAGTGCGTATCCCGGATCGCAACAACCAGCCATCTGATGACGGCATGAATCCTTCCTATGGTCTGGTGGAAGAACAAAGACCTGCAGGCATACGCACGATCTCGGGTCCTTTGGAAATCACCGGGGGTCTTGCGGTCACCAATGAACATCATATTGAGATCCGTCGCAGTGACGAGGGTGTCTTAAAAGAACTGGGCAAGGTCAATCTTGTTCAGGGTCAGTATAATATAGATGTTGAAGACGTGACCGGATCCATCATTGCCCGTCTGGTGGATAAAGAGGGTAAAACCCTGGGGGAAGGCAGCTTCCGCTTAAACCGTGTTGCCTCGATTGCGCAAAACCGGCTGCAAGGACCGAAGATTCGCATCGAACCACATCCTGACTTTGGCGGTATTGTCACCAGTGCTTACAATCCAAAACCGGATGATGCGGCTCCGGCGAAGACTTTGGTGACCTTTGTGAAAGGTGCCAAAGAAGTCGCTCCGAAAAAAGACGGTGCGGTGGCGATGGACAATGTGACCAAGGGATCCACGACCGTGATGCGGGCGGCAGCGCCTTCACACATGCAGACGGCTTCCATTGTGGTTTCAGGTCAGGAATTCAAGACGCCTTTATATCCGGCCTCGATGATTCAGGCTTTGCAGGACATTTTAAGCCAGCAAAGACAGATGTCCTTTGAGGGCGCGCCAACCATCATCTGGGGTAAAGTCAGTCTGGATGGCAAAACGCTTTCCGGAATTGATGTGGTTGTTGAGTCAGATCAAAGCCTTGTGCCGGTTTACTTTAATCAGTTCATGCTTCCGGATCCAAGTTTGAAAGCCACCGGGGACAACGGTTTGTTTGCCTTTGTGAATGCGGAGCCAGGCTTCCATTCCCTGCTGGCAACAAGAGCCGAAGCCATTGTGGGTTATCAGAACGTGGTGGTCGAAGAAGGTTCCGTGGCTCAAGGGGATATTCAGTCCACCATGAAAAACGAATCCGTTCCGCTGCGGGTGTATGATGCCTTTGCGGGTGACGCGGTTCCGGCCACCGTGACCATGCAAAGCCTGCAGAGTGAATTCGAAGTTCAGGGTGCCACCACGGTGACGTTGCCGAATCTGAGACGTTACGGTCTGATGCGCGTTCAGCCTGAGGGCACCGACTATGTGGCGGCGAGATATGTTTACAATGACAACGACGAATACGTGCATGCGCCGGTGGTTCGCTGGTCATGGTTAAGCGCCATCAAAGGTTATCTGAAGATTGATGATCTGCCGACGGCAGGTGTGATTGTGGGCTTTGTTCCGGATGAAAACTTTGAAGTATATCTGGCAGCGTATGATTCATTCAATCCACGCCAGATTGTGTACTTCGATATGCAGGGAAAAATCCTGCAAAACGGCAAAGGCATTGCGGGCGGTGGTTTCATTCTTTACAACGTGCCTGAAGACATTCACGAAGTTGTGGTGGTGGGCGAAAGAACGCAGAAGATCTATTCCCGCGTTCTGCCGGTGGATCCAAACACGCTGTCCGTGCTTAGTTTCCGAGAGTAAATTCCGAAACACATTTCTTGAAATAGTTCCCGCGATCTTCAAACGACTTGAATTCATCAAGACTGGTGCCGCCCGGGCTTAACAGCACGGTGTCACCTGACTTTGCATTCCCCAAGGTGTCGCACATGGCTTCACCCAGGCGTGAAAAGGACTTTCCAGTCAGTGTGGATTTGGTTTGAGCCACTTCACGGCATTCGCCGAAGAAAACAAATTCAATGTCTTTCAGATTTCCCAGTGCTTTTAGATCCTGCCACGGAAGATTTTTATCGCGACCACCCAGCAGCAGCCACAGTTTTCCGGGTTTTGAAAGGGTGTCGTGGGCGGCAGCCGCGGCGATCAACACGCTGTCCATCGCAGTGGCTTTGCTGTCGTTGATAAAACGAATGCCCTTATGGGTGCCAACACTTTCCAGGCGGTGCACCAGGCCCTTAAAGGCCTTCATGCCTTCGATCGCCGAGGCCGGCCATTTTGCAGAAAGTGCCAGGGCACTGGCCAATGCCAGATTGTCCTGATTGTGCTGACCGATCAGTTGCGCTTTTTCAAGCTGCAAAGAAGTCAAAGCCTTGTCCGAGCGCGAGATGATTTTAACCTGTTCGGATTCACCATTCTTGTGGAAGTATTCAACCAGGTCACCACCCTCACGATTCAGCAGCAAAGCATCCTTGGTCAAAGACAGGATCTTCCATTTGGTGTCGTAATAGTGCTGAAGGTTGTCGTAGCGCTCGAGGTGATTGGAGGTCAGGTACGTGATCGCGGAATAATCCAGGGAAAGACCCTCGCAGTTTTCCAGTTGATAGCTGGAAAGCTCCAGAATCACCCAGTCGGCGCGCGGGCGTTTGCCTTCAATCACATCGGCGGCATAGTCCGCAAATGGTGTGCC is from Bdellovibrio bacteriovorus str. Tiberius and encodes:
- a CDS encoding 4-hydroxy-tetrahydrodipicolinate reductase produces the protein MKKIKIGLMGSAGRMGQEIAGVIKANPRCELVYAPLRAEKWDSKKANQVDVWIDFTSPEALKDVLKKASEAKTPVVCGTTGFSKKEKELLKTYSKKIPVLWSSNMSLGVAVLNEALKAFSAISHFDFQIEEIHHNRKKDRPSGTAITLQENLEKAVDKKLPEALAIRGGGVFGVHKIFAMSDEEVLTFEHTALNRTVFAKGSVQAAEWLVKQKPGLYQIRDVLFGKNK
- a CDS encoding tetratricopeptide repeat protein, yielding MRMTVMRAALTAALSFFALPAFSQTKLPKSETYKDIIEKAYNLSLQRDRTQALNILSSAIQRETRPQAVAELKKTVSEVSNIFFSDKSQQLYETGVSLRKADVNQALDKVSEAARIEPDNFPIVIEMARLMIAKGDCKAGLETVKKQLLVVPFDEDLKLTQAQALACQTKWPEYQKVYDTVAVKKSPLQKYWYALEVQKFLDLNNPLKTQETLGLLKKADEKYPESFYWQWKVAHSQKRMNTEQAQKYVMTCKNISANQYRQYMIDPMLCRRVLEVEGELKGMNGTTE
- the dapA gene encoding 4-hydroxy-tetrahydrodipicolinate synthase, with the translated sequence MKNFKGTFTALVTPFKNGKIDYASLDKLLKQQLTGGVDGFVVNGTTGESPVLTSSEKAELFKHIRNICGDKVVLIMGTGSNNTAQTIEDSRKAEEMGADAILVVVPYYNKPPQRGLYEHFKAVASSVKIPTILYNVPGRTITSLESSTIRDLSKVTGVVGIKEATGKIDLASEIIKACGSEFVMLSGDDGTYVEFLGAGGHGVISVASHVIPAQMVQWKKWVSEGALEKARADIAKYNDMINLLFVEANPIPVKKALQLMGILDSAELRLPLVELGSENTAKLQAEMKKVGVL
- a CDS encoding lipoprotein gives rise to the protein MEPLNKILLFAVLALAVSACGVKGRPLPPLNPAPLGRGEPTFKDANQAPNPKKKTIKKNQDDDTAAETEER
- the fsa gene encoding fructose-6-phosphate aldolase, producing MKFFIDTAEIEEIRQANLRGWVDGVTTNPSLIAKSGKDFHTVIKEICKEITGPVSAEVISLQHEEMVREGKELAKLASNVVVKIPMCEDGMIAVKKLKSEGIKTNVTLVFSPMQALLAAKAGATMVSPFVGRLDDIGVEGMQMVDQVIQMYRNYDFETEVLVASVRSPMHIQLAAEMGADIATIPFKVMQSMTHHPLTDKGIKMFMDDWNKAQKK
- the dapF gene encoding diaminopimelate epimerase, producing the protein MNRLLPLSITKMSGAGNTFSLIDARKGSVWADLEKTLGMTRPQFAKLVCDRVLGLSTDGFLLIEDGSEGFDFHWDFYNNDGSTAEMCGNAARCAARFCYDTLDAKGTGILRFKTGAGLVVAQILGNSRIRVKMPEARFIQELIELKTKSSSTEKFALVNTGVPHLVQKIHAFSDTVALKDMAREARSHHDLQPAGANVTFFAEETAGKIRAVTFERGVEDYTLACGTGAVAAALVHSNESKDTSVEVQMPGGSMQVTFISGDPHPLMEGDAVFVGDFKYNLEVVG
- the murD gene encoding UDP-N-acetylmuramoyl-L-alanine--D-glutamate ligase, with the protein product MKKKWANLPPKSMIVQMKEFIKNLKTPIAIVGMGKSGEAAKRLLTLAGHAPESILTFDGKLESAQFRDPQVLMNQKPGTLVVSPGVPLASVWIQDAKKNGVQITSELSLACATLETEKMIGVTGSVGKSTTVSILGAGLEAFSKTGFVGGNLGTPFADYAADVIEGKRPRADWVILELSSYQLENCEGLSLDYSAITYLTSNHLERYDNLQHYYDTKWKILSLTKDALLLNREGGDLVEYFHKNGESEQVKIISRSDKALTSLQLEKAQLIGQHNQDNLALASALALSAKWPASAIEGMKAFKGLVHRLESVGTHKGIRFINDSKATAMDSVLIAAAAAHDTLSKPGKLWLLLGGRDKNLPWQDLKALGNLKDIEFVFFGECREVAQTKSTLTGKSFSRLGEAMCDTLGNAKSGDTVLLSPGGTSLDEFKSFEDRGNYFKKCVSEFTLGN